A genomic stretch from Bordetella sp. N includes:
- a CDS encoding RNA 2'-phosphotransferase — MSGSQQHEQVSKYLSYILRHEPHSIGVELDSEGWLDIKTLIDASAAHGRVLDDALVRAVVETSPKQRFQISEDSERIRAVQGHSASEVKRTFQELTPPALLYHGTATRFVASILESGLRKGERQYVHLSADLQTAISVGKRHGTPAVFAVQAQAMSAQGHKFFLAENGVWLADQVPARFLSLDLQ, encoded by the coding sequence ATGAGCGGCAGTCAGCAGCACGAGCAGGTAAGTAAGTATCTGAGCTATATCCTTCGCCATGAACCCCACTCGATTGGGGTGGAACTGGACTCTGAAGGTTGGCTGGACATCAAGACGTTGATCGACGCCTCCGCCGCACACGGCCGGGTGCTGGATGACGCCCTTGTGCGAGCCGTGGTCGAGACCAGCCCCAAGCAGCGATTCCAGATCTCTGAAGATTCAGAGCGGATTCGTGCGGTGCAAGGACACTCGGCGTCCGAGGTCAAGCGGACCTTCCAGGAGTTGACGCCACCCGCGCTCCTGTACCACGGTACGGCCACGCGTTTCGTGGCTTCGATACTTGAGTCGGGGCTGAGAAAAGGGGAACGGCAATACGTCCATTTGTCCGCCGACCTTCAAACAGCTATTTCCGTCGGCAAACGTCACGGGACACCTGCAGTATTTGCGGTGCAAGCGCAGGCAATGTCCGCCCAGGGTCACAAGTTCTTTTTGGCGGAGAACGGCGTGTGGCTTGCTGACCAGGTGCCCGCGCGCTTTCTTAGTCTCGACCTGCAATAA
- a CDS encoding ChrR family anti-sigma-E factor — protein MKPEHHLDDATLISYSAGALPEALSVAASAHLAMCAHCRGRLRQADAVGGALLEAGGPRTSGVAADLAGSRTSADARAAMLRRLDAAVPNVAAADASMLQHASPAVAAGVRAALTEGQFDDGIKAGRPLGAEDQMPVALRPYFGPTYSGLRWRFLAPGVRMANAEVSQGRLFLLKLSPGVRMPEHGHGSSELSLVLRGAYTDRFGIFRAGDIADLDSEVEHQPIVSGDDICITLGATDAPIRFKSWGLRLLQPWFGM, from the coding sequence ATGAAACCTGAACATCACTTGGATGATGCGACTCTGATCAGCTACAGCGCCGGGGCCCTGCCCGAAGCGCTGTCGGTGGCCGCCAGCGCGCATCTGGCGATGTGTGCGCATTGCCGGGGGCGGTTGCGGCAAGCGGACGCGGTCGGCGGGGCGTTGTTGGAGGCTGGTGGGCCCAGGACTTCTGGTGTGGCCGCCGATTTGGCGGGGTCGCGGACGAGCGCGGATGCGCGGGCGGCGATGTTGCGGCGGTTGGATGCCGCGGTCCCGAATGTTGCTGCGGCCGACGCATCAATGCTTCAGCATGCATCCCCTGCGGTAGCTGCCGGCGTCCGCGCGGCATTAACTGAGGGCCAGTTTGATGATGGCATCAAGGCCGGTCGTCCGCTTGGCGCTGAGGACCAGATGCCCGTGGCTCTCCGTCCGTACTTCGGCCCGACGTATAGCGGCTTGCGCTGGCGTTTCCTGGCGCCTGGCGTCCGCATGGCAAATGCGGAAGTGTCGCAGGGTCGGCTGTTCCTGTTGAAGCTATCCCCCGGCGTCCGCATGCCGGAGCATGGCCACGGCAGTTCTGAACTGAGTCTGGTTCTGCGCGGGGCTTACACCGACCGTTTCGGCATTTTCCGCGCCGGCGACATCGCCGACCTGGATAGCGAGGTGGAGCATCAGCCCATCGTGAGTGGCGACGATATCTGCATCACGCTCGGCGCCACTGATGCGCCGATACGTTTCAAGAGCTGGGGGCTGAGGCTGCTGCAGCCGTGGTTTGGGATGTGA
- a CDS encoding sigma-70 family RNA polymerase sigma factor: protein MRAVAVDRDRACFMQIYDHYAPRLGRYLEGLGVPNGLAEELVQEALFKLWQKADQFDPERATLSTWLYRITRNLYIDHFRNEKGWTAVQVVLEEFEAADDTSSADEEASEQALRVALESLPPQQAAIVQMSYFQAQSHSQIAETLRMPLGTVKSSIRLAVKKLRTLLKD, encoded by the coding sequence ATGCGCGCGGTCGCCGTCGACCGTGACCGCGCCTGCTTCATGCAGATCTACGACCACTACGCGCCCCGCCTTGGCCGTTATCTGGAAGGCTTGGGTGTGCCGAATGGTCTGGCTGAAGAGCTGGTGCAGGAAGCCTTGTTCAAGCTTTGGCAGAAGGCCGACCAGTTCGATCCTGAGCGGGCGACGCTGAGCACCTGGCTGTACCGGATCACGCGGAATCTGTACATCGATCACTTCCGCAACGAGAAGGGATGGACCGCCGTCCAGGTCGTGCTGGAGGAATTCGAGGCTGCCGACGATACCAGCAGTGCTGATGAGGAAGCGTCCGAACAGGCCCTGCGCGTCGCGCTGGAAAGCCTTCCGCCCCAGCAGGCCGCGATAGTCCAGATGAGCTACTTCCAGGCCCAAAGCCATAGCCAGATCGCGGAAACCTTGCGCATGCCCTTGGGAACCGTGAAATCCAGCATTCGTCTGGCGGTCAAGAAATTACGTACGTTGTTGAAAGATTGA